A window of the Thalassophryne amazonica chromosome 11, fThaAma1.1, whole genome shotgun sequence genome harbors these coding sequences:
- the si:rp71-1d10.5 gene encoding transmembrane protein 216 isoform X2, whose protein sequence is MAPASQPILSLAALQVLFSLNIWYFAAFYVAEILIFIYKGILLPYPSNNLILDVVLLILFLGLESLRIFYGWKGNLCEQTLSSSVSLVILLPCVTLAVYYLLLQTFVLRLEVILNAVLLCFYGLEFLLGLLSLSAFSRWVAGVDLTTCLTLSLQFNLKNKS, encoded by the exons ATGGCGCCTG CGAGTCAACCAATC CTGTCACTTGCTGCACTGCAGGTCCTCTTCAGCCTCAACATCTGGTACTTTGCAGCCTTCTACGTGGCCGAAATTCTCATATTCATCTATAAAG GGATTTTACTTCCCTACCCATCAAACAACCTGATTCTGGATGTGGTTCTGCTGATTCTCTTCCTGGGCCTGGAGTCCCTCAGGATCTTCTATG GCTGGAAGGGGAACCTGTGTGAACAGACTCTGTCCTCCAGTGTCTCGCTTGTCATCCTGCTGCCGTGCGTCACACTGGCCGTCTACTACTTGCTGCTGCAGACCTTCGTCCTGCGGCTCGAGGTCATCCTCAACGCTGTCCTGCTCTGCTTCTACGGGCTGGAGTTCCTGCTCGGCCTCCTGTCCCTCTCGGCCTTCTCCAGGTGGGTGGCTGGTGTTGATCTGACAACCTGCCTTACGTTGAGTCTTCAgttcaatttaaaaaacaaatcataa
- the si:rp71-1d10.5 gene encoding transmembrane protein 216 isoform X1 encodes MIVIFSHTASQPILSLAALQVLFSLNIWYFAAFYVAEILIFIYKGILLPYPSNNLILDVVLLILFLGLESLRIFYGWKGNLCEQTLSSSVSLVILLPCVTLAVYYLLLQTFVLRLEVILNAVLLCFYGLEFLLGLLSLSAFSRWVAGVDLTTCLTLSLQFNLKNKS; translated from the exons ATGATTGTCATCTTTTCTCACACAGCGAGTCAACCAATC CTGTCACTTGCTGCACTGCAGGTCCTCTTCAGCCTCAACATCTGGTACTTTGCAGCCTTCTACGTGGCCGAAATTCTCATATTCATCTATAAAG GGATTTTACTTCCCTACCCATCAAACAACCTGATTCTGGATGTGGTTCTGCTGATTCTCTTCCTGGGCCTGGAGTCCCTCAGGATCTTCTATG GCTGGAAGGGGAACCTGTGTGAACAGACTCTGTCCTCCAGTGTCTCGCTTGTCATCCTGCTGCCGTGCGTCACACTGGCCGTCTACTACTTGCTGCTGCAGACCTTCGTCCTGCGGCTCGAGGTCATCCTCAACGCTGTCCTGCTCTGCTTCTACGGGCTGGAGTTCCTGCTCGGCCTCCTGTCCCTCTCGGCCTTCTCCAGGTGGGTGGCTGGTGTTGATCTGACAACCTGCCTTACGTTGAGTCTTCAgttcaatttaaaaaacaaatcataa
- the si:rp71-1d10.5 gene encoding transmembrane protein 216 isoform X3, which yields MIVIFSHTASQPILSLAALQVLFSLNIWYFAAFYVAEILIFIYKGILLPYPSNNLILDVVLLILFLGLESLRIFYGWKGNLCEQTLSSSVSLVILLPCVTLAVYYLLLQTFVLRLEVILNAVLLCFYGLEFLLGLLSLSAFSRSRVY from the exons ATGATTGTCATCTTTTCTCACACAGCGAGTCAACCAATC CTGTCACTTGCTGCACTGCAGGTCCTCTTCAGCCTCAACATCTGGTACTTTGCAGCCTTCTACGTGGCCGAAATTCTCATATTCATCTATAAAG GGATTTTACTTCCCTACCCATCAAACAACCTGATTCTGGATGTGGTTCTGCTGATTCTCTTCCTGGGCCTGGAGTCCCTCAGGATCTTCTATG GCTGGAAGGGGAACCTGTGTGAACAGACTCTGTCCTCCAGTGTCTCGCTTGTCATCCTGCTGCCGTGCGTCACACTGGCCGTCTACTACTTGCTGCTGCAGACCTTCGTCCTGCGGCTCGAGGTCATCCTCAACGCTGTCCTGCTCTGCTTCTACGGGCTGGAGTTCCTGCTCGGCCTCCTGTCCCTCTCGGCCTTCTCCAG GTCCAGAGTGTACTGA
- the LOC117520955 gene encoding transmembrane emp24 domain-containing protein 9-like, with product MAPLRMRSWVLSVLLVNVLCSFVSCLYFHIGETEKKCFIEEIPDETMIIGNYRTQLYDKQREEYLPATQGLGMFVEVKDPDDKVILSRQYGSEGRFTFTSHTPGEHQICLHSNSTKFSLFAGGMLKVYLDIQVGEHANNYAEIAAKDKLTELQLRVRQLVEQVDQIQKEQNYQRYREERFRQTSESTNQRVLWWSIVQTLILVAIGIWQMRHLKSFFEAKKLV from the exons ATGGCTCCTCTTAGGATGCGGTCGTGGGTTTTGTCAGTTTTACTCGTTAACGTTTTGTGCAGTTTTGTGTCTTGTTTGTACTTTCATATTGGGGAGACTGAGAAGAAATGTTTCATCGAGGAAATTCCCGACGAGACGATGATTATCG gtAACTATCGGACGCAGCTTTATGATAAGCAGAGGGAGGAGTACTTGCCAGCAACACAGGGACTTGGGATGTTTGTTGAAGTCAAAGATCCTGATGACAAG GTGATTCTCTCTCGTCAGTACGGCTCGGAGGGACGGTTCACCTTCACGTCGCACACACCGGGTGAACACCAGATCTGCCTGCACTCCAACTCCACAAAGTTCTCCTTGTTTGCTGGGGGAATGCTG AAGGTTTACCTGGACATCCAGGTGGGTGAACATGCCAACAACTATGCAGAGATTGCAGCCAAAGACAAACTGACAGAGCTGCAGCTTCGAGTGCGACAGCTGGTGGAACAGGTGGACCAGATCCAAAAGGAACAGAACTACCAGAGG TACCGTGAGGAGCGTTTCCGTCAGACCAGCGAGAGCACCAACCAGCGTGTCCTGTGGTGGTCCATCGTCCAGACTCTCATCCTGGTGGCCATTGGTATCTGGCAGATGAGACACCTCAAGAGCTTCTTTGAGGCCAAGAAACTGGTGTAG